The window AGGTGGTAACTAAGATGACCATATAGTAATAAGGATCAGTTATGTATGGTATAGTCTTACCATACCAATCGATTGCCCTAGTAGTGGAAAAGGAACTACACAATCATAATTTACTATGCCTGTCCCTGGCAATAGAAGTCTATTGAATTATAAAAAGAGAAGAATCCTTGTCACCGTTCCAAAAGAGAAGATACTGTCCGTGCACACAACCAATGCAACTGTGTGAAAATGGCGCTAATGCCAAATGTAATGTCAAGTTGACTAAACAATTATTCAAACTGGCAGTACAGTGAGAGCGGttttagagagagaaagaggagtaaATCCATCTTACTAAACAGAAATAGACTGttctttgttcttttttttttttgcagatacAGCACAGGAGCTCACCCATAAAAGGCTTACATTGCTCAGCTACAAACCTGAGGAGCCGCTCCCAGCTACaactgcaagaatggggaaggtAAACAACAACTATAAAGAAATAAGATAAGcaaaacgatatatatatatatatatatatatatatatatatatatatatatatatatatatagaatccaatgcacagccggcacacattatgcaagtaaataagttttggtgcttatcccataaagcaataacagaccatacgataccggttgcaacacgacatcaagggacagcacgcaggtaagtaaatcaaaaatgttctatatttgatagaagacacaaaaaccgacgtttttgagaaaggtcccactgggggaccgaaacgtcggtttttgtgtcttctatcaaatatagaacatttttgatttacttacctgcgtgctgtcccttgatgtcgtgttgcaaccagtatcgtatggtatatatatatatatatatatatatatatatatatgtgtatatatatatatattgtatgtgtatatatatatatattgtgtgtatatatatatatattgtatgtgtatatatatatatatattgtatgtgtatatatatatatattgtatgtgtatatatatatatattgtatgtgtatatatatatatattgtatgtgtatatatatatatattgtatgtgtatatatatatatattgtatgtgtatatatatatatattgtatgtgtatatatatatatattgtatgtgtatatatatatatattgtatgtgtatatatatatatattgtatgtgtatgcatatatatctACAAACGAAAAGTGAAGctaagagacacacacaaactctatACATATCTGTTGCAGGCTTCATTGTTCCACCAGAcactggtgtgtatatatatatatatatatatttatatatatatatatatatatatatatgggacagCACGGGTTCCTTAGTGTAAATAGTATAGGTTTTATTGACATGAGCTAAAATGAGGTCACTCACAGCAATTCGTTAGGATATGAGCATCGGACATATAAACACCAGTCTCCTGTTGTGCGTCTGCCGGTATGGAGCTGCAATCTTGTGACTGCAGGCGTGTGAATATCTTCTGCTTCCACAGCTGGGTACCTCCGATAATGTGCGTTCCCACATAACGTTCCCCAGGCACAGCGGTACATGTTCTCCTTGTTCCGCAACTCCACAGCTCCCTTCCGTTACAGCAGAGAAACAGTAGTACAGGTTTCTGGTGTAGCCAATGGCGTTTTAACCCTTACGCATTTCATCGGAAAAGTAACGGCAACTTATTCTTTTCCGCTGAAGAATTTGCCGTTACTTTTGCAATGGAACGCATAAGGGTTAAAATGCCATTGGCTACACCATTGGCTATATATAAATtcagcgtgtgtgtatgtatgtatatatatttattataggtAATCAGAAGCCTTGCAGTACAACATTCTGCTTTTCCTTATTAGCTAGAGGTAGCTACAGTACTACATTTAACTACATGTAACTATAGCATGAATGATGCCCAGCTACAAGTTACTAATTTCACTTAATTCAACCAAAATATTTGTATAATTTGCATAATTTTGCAGCTACTGCAACCATGAATACTGTAGTTCAAGACTAAACCTTCTCCTGTCCTTCATTCCATGAGTTTAGATCATTTTCTATGAGGACAGGAACTTCCAGGGTCGTTCCTACGAATGCAGCACTGACCACCCAGAACTGCAACCTCACTTCAACGCCTGTAATTCTGTCCGGGTGGACAATGGCTGCTGGATGCTGTATGAGCGTCCCCATTACATGGGCCACCAGTACTTTCTGAAGAGGGGAGAGTACCCTGACTACCAGCAGTGGCAGGGACTAAATGACTCCATCAGGTCCTGCCGCTTGATCTCAGACGTGAGTTCCATTTTATAGTATTTTCTAGTAGAGAATAAGACCAGTTGGTCAAATTTTGATGTAGAATAGTATAATGAACTACATTTTATGATCAATAATGGCTCTCACATTTTAGTGAATGTAATATTAGAGTTccgtaaggtgtcttctggagCCCGAAGGTGTCTTGTAGAATACTGAACTAATCTGTGAAGAGAGATCTCGACACCAAGGTCCCTATaaattgcactcaaagtacattGTTATTAACACAAAGAGTAATCCCAAGAATATCAATATTCCAAAAAAGAGGATAAATGTTATAATATAATTATCCTCCTATGTACCACTAAAAATATAAAcgcaataaagttttattatactAAACAACGACGCTGTGTAATATTTACATAGTGATTACAAATTCCCCATGTGTGAGGCTGCAGATATATACTAGTTGTATTTAAGTCTTATTAATACAGATTAATCTCAATATTGTAAACTAGTCAAAATTGATCCAACTATAACCGATAAGGAAGCAAATCGCTGTAAGTATAGTTGGGTGAGATATACCAATATTTAATTGACTAAAAATTGGACAGATTAATATATCACCAAAATACTCCTCTTTGCTGGTGAATATCCATGCAATTTTATACAATTTAAAAATATTGTTAGccaatttaatctaaacagtgATAAAGCCTAATGCTGTATAGCTAAGATacctagtacagctcaaccccgttataacgtgatccgttacaacgcgactccgcttataacgcgatgcaagcatggctcccaattttcatatttatgagtactttacaacatgattattggcatcttaaatacgttattgtacaatgcatacaattgtacattatttctaatgcgatccgcttataacgcgatgtgattctttggaccccaagcaaagcgttataagggggttgagctgtattaagcGTATTAGCACAGATGATTTGTCTGCAATACATCTGATCAGAGTCCAGCATTTACACATAAGTTACACAGGACAGTGTCAATCGGTTGCCAACAATCAGTGTTATATATGGTAAGGAGATTGACTGCCTCAGCTATTATACCAATGCTGCTATACAAGATATCTTTCAATAGCCACAGCAGCCACAGTTGCAGCTTCGTGTATGGGTATATGTTCACAGAGTCAACACTGTAAATACAGTTGCCATCTCTCACACTTAGTTAGTAACATATATGGAAACAATTAGCAACTGAAAACCTCCTACAAATATTAAACActcagggcctcattcagagaaggttcataaaaaaaatcaccggaccatttaaatcaccgtttttatgagcgttgctatcacggtattcagaaagccttcattacctgtcatagcaaaattcacaaaatgggTGATAAGCCGATGATCTGATGAACGaacctctgaaaaggccttacccagcgagttgtatctgctgcagagagagctgctctgagagagccgtctctccctgtgcaaatatcgcccaaactttatgtgtataaattttaattttgttaatagtttagatgagcagggggtctcctgagcggaaccgcattggtttcagcctcaggggccccctacttcccgagatacaggccccgttatggggtgccggtatctcctatgcattttattcccatggtcacgtgatgcagacatttaaatgcataggagatactggccccccataacggggcctgtatctcgggaagtagggggtccctgaggctatccgctatggtaatgaagtttactgtaaatgcatttttattgcacaggattcatgccaggggtctctggtgctaatattaatggatatcagctccagagattcccggcatcaatcctatgcaggaaaaatgcatttttttctaagtcccatctcgccacttctctgcaggtttccaacacctttaagccaactttttctggctgagaattttgtgataaaatcccCATTCTAGAGCattgataggcgttcatagccaaatcactgctactagaattgcacgagtttatgaacatgccgaaaagtggtgataagtggcttatcaccgctgcctcagtgattttttttatgaccaattttttttga is drawn from Ascaphus truei isolate aAscTru1 chromosome 7, aAscTru1.hap1, whole genome shotgun sequence and contains these coding sequences:
- the LOC142499988 gene encoding gamma-crystallin C-like — encoded protein: MTLSIPCITALWDGDRWLFHEAEIAHPVAFRIWEINLRFKCSRTTAQMHTWIVKNKDTAQELTHKRLTLLSYKPEEPLPATTARMGKIIFYEDRNFQGRSYECSTDHPELQPHFNACNSVRVDNGCWMLYERPHYMGHQYFLKRGEYPDYQQWQGLNDSIRSCRLISDVSSIL